The window GTTTATATGCTGTACTTCAGCTGTGCAACAGTGCAAATGGCGATCAGAGGAATGTTTTGACCCATACAGCAGTCCTGCTGTTGTCACCAAAGAGAGAGCCTAATCTGAAACGAAGAGATCTCAATCGTCCTGACCTGAACAAGCAATATGCTCCTTTATGCAACCCATCTACTGCTGTGTCAACATTCTTGTTTGGAGATGACCTAAACAAAGAAGTGGAAGAGTTAACAAATTCACAAAAGCTCAGCAATAAAGTGACTCCTAAGAGACGCATGGAACCTTACAAAGTCCCCGCCTTTAGAGGTGTTCGTGGTCGTGGCCGCTTCGGTCAGAGTACAGGCAGGGGAAGAGCATCCTCTAATTCTTTTTTAGGTCAAGGTCGGGGCCATGCTCATCCCCAGCAGAATCCCAGGTCCTCGGCAACCAAGACCCAGTAGGATCACCAGCTGAGGTAAGTCAGACAACTTTTGCTACTACTATTATTGCAAATCAAATTCCTTTTAAGGCAGGAGGGCTGCGAGACTGTCTTCATGTATGGAAGACTATCACATCAGATCCTTTTATCTTGGATGCAGTTACTCACTGTCATATTGAATTTGACCCTGAACCTGGAATATGTACAAGTGTTGCTAGGCCTTTTTGTTCCTTTACTGAAATTGAGCAGACTATCATTGACAATGAAGTAGTAAAATTCCTTCTTAAACGGATAATAAGGCTATCATCACATGAGGATGGCCAGGTGATATCTCCAATTCTTACAAGGCCTAAGAAAGATGGGTCTCACAGGGTTATATTTAACCTAAAGATACTGAATGAGTCAGTGACATaccatcattttaaaatggacacGTTAGAGACAGCTATTAGACTCATGAGGCCTGGATGTTACATGACATCTATAGATCTGAAGGATGCATATTACTCTATCCCTATTGCAGAAGAACATcagaaatatttaaaatttatttggaGGGGTCATTTATATGCTTTCACTAGCCTGCCTATGGGATTGACTAGTAGCCCTAGGATTTTTACGAAAGTTTTAAAACCGGTCTTTAGCTACTTGAGGAGTCAGTTTGGCCACACCTGTCTGGGTTATATTGATGACTCTTTCTATCTGGCAGATAGTTATACAGAGTGTGAAGAAGCCACATTACGTGCTATACAATTTTTTGTCAGTCTGGGTTTTAAAATCCATCCAGAAAAGTCAGTTATCATACCAACACAGATCTTAGAGTTTTTAGGGTTCATTTTGAACTGTATTCTCATGTTGGTTACTTTGACTAACAAGAAAGCTGTAACgttaaaattttgcagttgtgccAAACGTTCTCTCTTCCAAATAAACGGTTTACTATTCGTGAAGTTGCATCTTTTCTTGGGACCCTTGTCTCCAGCTTTCCAGGCGTAGAGTTTGGCCCTTTACATTATCGCCACATTGAGGTTGACAAAGAAGCAAATTTGAAATTGAACCAGGGGAATTTTGATTCATTCATGACCTTGTCTCATGACAGTTTGGAAGAGATTCACTGGTGGTCTGCAAATATTCTGACAGCATCAAGAAGAATTTTTCATAGTAGTCCTGATGTAGTTGTTTACACTGATGCATCCCAAATGGGTTGGGGTGCTCACATCAAACCTGGGAATAACACTAGTGGCATCTGGTCTAAGTCAGAGTCATCCGGGCACATAAATTACCTGGAATTATTAGCAGTTAAGCTTGCTCTGTCTTCCCTACTTGATGCCAGGAACAACATTCATGTGCGGGTTATGTCTGATAACAACACTGCTGTGTCTTACATTAATTCTATCGGAGGTTGTAGATCTTTAGAATGTAACTCCGTTGCTAGGGATATTTGGGATTGGACTATTGACAAAGATATCTGGTTATCAGCAGCCCATATTCCCGGATCAAGCAATATTGACCCTAATCAGTTATCTCGGAATTTGAATTTGGATCTGGAATGGATGCTTTCCGCTCCAATTTTTCAGAGGATAGTAGCTTTATTTGGCAAACCAGATATAGATCTATTTGCTAGTAGACTTAATGCTCAGGTAAAGGATTATGTTTCCTGGAAACCACATCCAATGGCAAAGTTTGTGGATGCTTTTACCATTGATTGGTCACAATTTTTCTTCTATGCTTATCCTCCATTTTGCCTTGTTTCAAGGTGTGTACAGAAAATAATTCACGACCAGGCATCAGGAATTCTAGTAATTCTCTTGTGGACAACTCAGCCTTATTTTACGGCTGTACTGAGCCTACTAACAGAAACGCCACGTGTATTCAATGCTTCAGTTCAGAACCTGACTCATCCAACTCTGGACGGTCCTCATCCCCTACACCAACGCCTGCATTAGATGGTATGCAAGTTATCAGGCGATCCTTGCAAGAGTCTGAGATTTCGCCAGACATTGTCGACATCATCATGCATTCATGGAGAGACAGCACTCAGAAACAATATAAAGTTTATATTAACAAGTGGTTgcaattttgcagtgaaagaaATATTGATCCGTTGCATCCCACTGTAACGGCTGTACTCTCTTTTCTGCACAATCTTTTCAAGAGTGGCTTGAGCTATTCTGCGTTGAATACAGCTCGGTCTGCAGTCTCTAACATTGATATGTGTGATAATGATGCTTCATCTCACACGCCTGTAGGGAAGCATTTCCTTGTTTGCCGTTACCTTAGAGGGGTGTTCAACAAGCTCAAGCCTGTGCCGAAGTATAAAAACATCTGGTCCGTGGATAATGTCCTTGATTACTTGAGTTTATTTTGGCCCCTGCACGAGATCAATTTGAAGGAACTCACCCTGAAATTAGTCATGTTGATTGCCTTAACTACGGGGCAGAGGTGTCAGACTTTGACCTTTTTGGATACATCAGAGCAATATATGAAGAAGAATGATACGTGTTTTAATTTTGCCTTAACTAAACACATTAAGCAGGACAAACCTGGCAAAGTGTTTGGCAATGTACGCCTTTACAAGTATCCAGTAAGGGAACTGTGTGTTTATGAAACATTAGATTATTACCTACAGGCTACTGAAAAGCTGAGGAATTCTTCAAAATTGCTTGTTTCGCACATTAAGCCCTATAAGACAGTAACCTCGTCTACTATTGGACGCTGGATCAAAACTTTGTTGGGACAAGCAGGGGTTGATACAGAAATATTTTCTGGTCATAACACTAGGTGTGCTTCAACGAGTAAAGCTCTTATGTCAGTTTCCACTGATGTGATTCTAGCTACAGCCGGTTGGACTGAGGAGTCCACTTTTCGGAAGTTTTACAACAAGCCGGTTGCTGTAACAAACCAGATGAGTTTGGCAGTTCTCACTTAGGTTAATGCCTTGTACAACAAAATTGTATTGCAAAGTAGTGTACAATTAAAGTCGGCGTGTGAAGTTGTTTGGGTGTTTTCTCATTTTGTGCTCACTGCGTTAAAGTCTCATGGTAACCCGGATGTACGTAATGATTTGGtagaattgaaaattaaacaagacttacctgtaagttgaagtttgatgatAATTCTGCCAAATCATTAGTAGTACAGTAGGGTTAACATGCCCATAGCACCCATATGTTCACACCCACACCTTACGTCGTTTCGGCTGCGTTTTAGTGATCACAAAATTCTTTTAAGACTGACCTGCGGCGGTGCGTGCGCATCTCATGTTAACCCTACTGTACTACTAATGATTTGGCAGAATTatcatcaaacttcaacttacaggtaagtcttgtttaattttcaattaaaatatatacagGCTATACATCTTTCATCGTATTCAGTGCTCGGATGATTGTCGGGACAAAGCTGAAAGACAGAACGCCGACAAATAAGTTACTGAAAGAGCAATTAAGAATAACAAAAGACACTGATTTCTTTGTGTACTGAATGAAACTGaatgaagaaaaccaattttgaATCTTAGGGCCGGGTCGCACTATAGCCAATTTTGTTTACTTCCAATTTTTGGCGAGGACAAAATTGGCAAAGATTTcgcaagggccaaattttggcGATGGTCGCATTGGACCAACATGTTTGAGCCAAAATTTCGCCGATTGCCATATGTCATGTCACGATATCTACAGTCAAGAAAAACATCTCGCGCATTGATTGtgcaagaatggatcgtcataTGATTATTTTCGCGGCTTTCgggcttttgttgaattgtgtGTTTCAGTCTCAACAGAGCAACGCAGCGTTTTTAGTATTGTTGATGCACTATCAGCAGGCTTTTCAACGATTAGTGTGTGCTGTCAGAAGACGTAGGGTTAGCTTGAATAGACGTCATTTACGAAACCGTCCTTGGTCGTGGACTTTGCCGCGTCCGGCAGAGTCATGGTTTGAAATACATTTCGACGATAGAAACATTCCAGAAGATTACTTTTGTCGCCAGCTGAGAATGAAGAGAGGGACCTTTCAAGCCCTGGTTGGCATCCTGACGCCGTGGTTAACCAGAGAGAACACGCGATTGAGGGACTGTATTCCACCAGAAAAGGTTTTAGCCCTGGGAATATATAGACTTGCACATGGCAATTCATATGTCAGCATTGGACCTGTGTTTAATGTTGGCAAATCCACTGTAATCGAGGCCGTCCAAGATGTTGTGTCAGCTTTGTTTGAACTGAAAGATGAATATATACATTTCCCACAAACAGTGGCAGAAACCGCAGCCTCTATAGGAACATTTGAAGACTTACCTCGACTGCCAAACATTGTTGAAGCGATCGATGGCACCCATATACCGGTAAGTGCACCACGCGAGAGTGCAGTAGATTACTTTAGTCGCTATCGACATCACGACTTTGGAATTCAGGCAGTCGCTGATGGGAAACTGCTCTCTTTAGATTTTTCCGCTGGATATCCAGGAAGTATGCATGACGCTCGCATATTAAGGAACAGTAGTCTATATCAAAAAGCTGACCAAGGAGACATTCTCACTGGCCCCATCGCCAATGTTAACCACCACGAGATTGGCCCGTATTTGGCTGGTGACAGTGCTTACCCGATATCTCCATGGCTTCAAAAGCCATTCCCAGAGGCTACGAGAGACAGAAGTGAAATACAATTTAACCGTGAGCTGTCAAGTGCAAGAGTCAAAATAGGGTGCGCTTTTGGATGCCTTAAGTCACGCTGGAGAATTTTACAAAAGCGCCTTGATAGTGACATTAAATTCTCTGTCCCGATCGCTGTCGCATATGCTGTCCTACACAATTTCTGTATAACAATGGGGGACGATTGGGATGAAGACGGAAATCGAGATCACCACTGCCGTGATGATGACAACGAAGATGTTGTTAGGGATGGAGAGGAGATAAGAGACATCCTCAAGGAATTTCTCTAACTTTATTTTGTGTACATTATATCTTTCGCTTTACCATGTTTATattgttttagtttttcatTTAGCATTAACGTCTCTTGATTTCAAATGTTAAATCGCAATCATGATTCCCTTTGCTGAACTCTTATCATATTTGTGCTACAACATAAACATAACTTGGAAATTGCGTTACATGCCCTAGGTCACGCAATATTGCACATacacaacaaaattattttaaatgacATTGTTATCGAACAAGAACATTTCAAACACAGTCAATTTCTGGCTAAAAAAATCGGGTTATGTCAAATCCATTTAACCGTTCATTTGGGAGGAAACGATTCAGTGTTCTTACTCATAAACTGGGTCATTGCCCCAATAAACTGACCCATCATAGCCGTCTGTTGTTTTTGGGTTTCTGAGAAGGTTTCCATAAAGTTGCTTAAATTTTCTCCGCATTTTTTGAAGACTTCCATACTTTCACGCAATTCTCTTCTTTCCTCCTCTTCGCCTGCTTCGACGGCTGCCCGACTCCTTTTCCTCGATTGTTTAGACTGTTTCTTCTTATATATCACGCGCATCTTTCTTCTTTGAGTCTCCTTGACTTTGCTCATTCATTGGCCCATTCTTGTCGGGCTGGGCATCTAGATCATCCGAACCAGCTGGGGAGTCAGCACTACTGCTGTGTGATGTGTTCAGTGGACTTAAAGTTCCACTGGTCCCTGCTTGAGACACGTTCCGTAATGTAACGATATCTCGACATCCCAAGATAGCATCGATCTCGTTGTAAAATATGCTTTGCCCTGCCCTCTTGTGCTCCCAGTCTGTTTCCGATTCCACTCCTTCGCCTCTTTATATTTCTCAATTAGgtatttcattttcttcatacACTTTTCCACGGTCTTGTTGGACTCTAGACGAGAGTTCAAGTCTTCCAAGATTTTCCTCCATGCGGTTCGGGCCTCTCTGCTTTCTAACAATTCGTGGTTTTCGGCCCATAATTGGACCAGCAGTTTTTGCTCTGCTTGTGACCACGTCTCGtactttactttcttttttcctttgctatcatttgtgttgttgtttccaCCGCTGTTACTGCTCTCCACACGAAGCGAGCGAAGGAGACTGACTTGCTTCCATGCTTGCAAGGGACGGAGATTGTCTTGCCGCCGTCTCTTCGCTACTGAATTGGTGCCGGTAGCCGGATCCAGGGTAGGAGTCATAAGCATTTCGAAAAAACTGCCGCTCGTATTCCGCGTTTCCATTATAAAAACCATAGAAAGAAGGGTCAGGTGGACCGggagaaaaataattttgtcccGACATCGTACGTGCTAACCTGCACTAGCcgaacaaaataatttttcccGCCGTAACTTGATCCAAgtatatttgaagaaaaatgacaCCTAAAtgattaaacaaacaaaattgtttgcTTTGCGAAAATTTGGAAGCCTCCGAGGCAGCACTACGGCGTCTTTGAAGATTGGCGAAAATTTGCCAATCCGCGAAAAATTGGCGAGTTTTTGAAACTGGGGGTCGCATTTATTTTACGCTATTTGGTGACAGATTTATTActtatgcaaacaaaattggcGAAAATTCGCTCCAGTGCAACCCGGCCCTTACCGCCGTCACGAAAAATAAACCAAGCATTGGTTTCACAACCGTAAAAATGATACATGCATGACACTAGTATCTTCATCAAATTGTTTGAAGACAAGTAGAGTAATCATCGAAGAGCAtttcaaattgaaataaaaccATGTCACGCAAAAGAGGCGGACAAACAGCCCCAGATTTATTTAAGAACACAAATCTCGTCACGACGAGTGCACAATAACACAAGGCTAGTGCGACCCGGCCCTTACCGCCGTCACGAAAAATAAACCAAGCATTGGTTTCACAACCGTAAAAATGATACATGCATGACATTAGTATCTTCATCAAATTGCTTGAAGACAAGTAGAGTAATCAGCGAAGAGCAtttcaaattgaaataaaaccATGTCACGCAAAAGAGGCGGACAAACAGCCCCAGATTTATTTAAGAACACAAATCTCGTCAAGACGAGTGCACAATACCACAAGGCCTTAACCACACGTCTGGACAAGCTAAGGCTTATGGACTTAAATTGTGAGCACGCAGTGTTTGATCCAAGAGGCGGATTATCCCACAAGAATTTCTTTAGCATGGTTATGAAATATAATTAAGTACGAAATGGAAAACATTCCAGACCAGTGTAGCTCAAACGATTTTATTTGCAGAACGGTTCAGTTATTATTAAGTCAGTAAACATGCATCAacaaatacttcaaacgttttactgaattaacaggAAACGTttatcacaatgtgatatttgcgaaaaatagttctctttaaacaaacgaacCACACAATACATAATCGTAGCAGTgattaccttaatccaaaaACGATCTATGAAAAAAAGCATTCTTGACAGAAGTGAGCAATTGCCTTCGCGAGTAAGAAAGAGTTTTTAAAGATGTTGTCCAGGTTTTACAATATTTCCCAGCTTGGatgttttgactttgtaaacaGTCCCGTTAGTACATTTTGAGTGAGATTGGTTACTGAGGCACTTTTGCTCCGAGCAACTCCGAGTTGCTGCGGGCAAATATGAGTAGGGGAAGCAACTTGTAACGACAGAATTATAACGACCGAGCAGCTCCGAATAAATATGAGTAGGTCCCTGTCACGAGGGGGAAGCAACTTGCAACGATATAGTTGCTCCGATGAACTCCGAGTAGCTCCGAGCAGCTCCGAGTAAATATGAATAGGTCCCTGTAGCGGGAGCAACTGGCGGTGACAGAGTTGCTCCGAGGAACTCCGAACAGCTCCAAACAACTCCTTACAACCTCCGAGTTGCTGCGAGCAATATGAGTAGGTCCTTGCCATAAGCAATAGGCCATTGACTTTGGAGGGTATATAAGCTGTTACCGGTTATTAAAAGCTTCTTCGTAACAAATACGTCAATGAAATGTCtgtattcattttttattaCACCATTGAaccaattaaaaaatatttacaacattGAGCAATCACAGTTCATGTGGCCTTTGAAAAGCATCCATTAGGTAGGCGCTGGGCCAGGTGACACGCCATTTGAAAGGCTGACGGTGGCATGACGTTCTCGAGAGATCTTCTACTCTGCTTGTACGGGTGATATCGAAATGGCGTTACGGTCTGCTTCTTTTTTGGTTGTAAGCCACCATGCGTGGTTGAAAGCCAGGGTATCCAGGTTGTTGTGAGGGAGGATTCAGTTTCACTAGGGTGAAGACTAGGATCTTGTGGTTCCAGGGAGCATCCAACCATTGGAAGTAGGAACACGTGCGGCTCCGGCAGCTGAAATACATGCGTCCAGGGTTGTTTATAGTTTTGCTATGTTTCAAAGAGTAAGTGTTATAGCAGTAACACAGCATCTTTGGCCATTTGGAGTGTTCTTTACCGATGTTTATTACAAGGTGTTCGTACCGTTGTTGGTCTACCGCTTGTAAGTAATTGAGTACTTCTTTGTGATTCGCAATGAAGACACACGGGTACTCAGGGCATTTCACATATTTAAATCCATAGTCTGACATCCTATGCTCCAACAATTCACAAACAATCGTGAAAAGGGCATGTCACATGAACCTCCACCGGCGAGTCATCAGGGATCTGTCCCATGAGCTCATCGACGGTGGCGGGTTCCTTTATCTGCCACAGCTCCACCTCTTGGTAGGTCTGCTCTGCGACATGCACAGTGCCTTGGATTTCCTTTTTCTCCCCCTTTCGTATCTACCGTGGGGGGCAAAACCTCAATTGCCATAGCATCAAAGGCTTCACACAGTGATTCCACTTCTTTCTTATCAACCTTGCATAGTTTTTTCTTGTTGGTGGTGGGAGGTTTTGAAGGCCGAGTGGGCTTTCGAGTAGGTGCAGATTGATGAAGCACCTCAGACATGTTATCTCATAAAAATCAACGAGTAAGACTTAAACATTTTATGACAAAATGTCTACTTTCCTTCAAGGCATGATGGACCTATAAAGTCGTTGGGAACCAATCACCAAATAGTAATTTTTGATTTGATTGGCTGTCGATGTTGCAAAACCGGTGTCGTACGTGAGCTGTATCTCGTTATTTCCAAAACCGGTTTACCATACCCAGAAACGTTCGGGAATAGCCCTCTTGATTTAACTTTAGTGGTTTCTCATTAGCCGTTTATGATGTCACCTCTACCTCATTGGCTCCGGGTCCAATCCATTGTTCTTGTCGCTATATATTGGTAATATCACCACAAAAGCCCAGAACACACCTCTTCTAATTTCTCAAGAAACACTAGTTTTCAGCCCTTTCTTTGAATGAtgctgttacgagttcgaatgttttgaggaaaagtagtttacaaactaaactgaacgcagggttgtcggaacaacaacaagaaggtcaattccaaagtgaacgtagtttccacgaagtaaactctgaacaacacgtactcaataaacttacacggccccCGCCAACTTggataaacactgcttctgtcacacttgactaaacacggttaacgccaactctcttcgcttgtgaaaaactagttagaaaaacactccgcttggactcgtctacttatatactctgacaataaacttctagaactttctaaaatagtaatcaatctaattatagaaagattacaaaacacaccgatttagaaacgcttacgcacgaatctaaaaataaacaaactacaaactctcgcgaagcttctagacagtcacgctagtcacgcaatgctatttttcgtaacataaccccctcttgagaagaaatttcctaaatttctactaacaacgaaaaattagttagatagtaccaactgaggaggcagtccagtgtgtcttaagttattcctctactctgcttagataatcggctcctacattctcagatcccttgatagcctcaactctgaagttgtaactctgaagaaacatagcccaacgcattaggcgtccattagcaaacttcgtaCTGTttatgtacttcagtggctcgtgatctgtttgtagcacaaagggaactccatacatataaagatgaaaccttttgaatccccacacaatggctaaacactctttctcgatggttggataattacgctctgcacttgacaatttcttacttgcgtagcaaacggggaatagcttgccatcatgtttctgcattaatacagcgccaataccactgtcggaagcatcagtctgcaggaagtaggttttccttgaatctggcagtcgaaggactggttcctttgttaggagggccttgatactctgataggctttctcctttgcctcaccccattcaactttgttaggttggcctttacgcgtgaagTCTGACaacggggctgctaatgctgcgaagttagggataaagtctctgtaatatccagccaaacccatgaatgATCTCAtttgcttcttagtagttggtcttggagcatctctaatctttgtcacgttgtcttcatgaagaccaattaacccttcctccaaacggtgaccaagaaaatcaacggtgttgactccaaaaagacatttagtcggtcttatggtcattccagcagctaataatcttctaaacaactctcgaagcgccttgatgtgctcttcccacgtacgggtgcgagccaaaatgtcatcccaataaaattcaacgttgtccagtccacgcaatagcttcttcatggctctctttaaggtcgctgcggagttgatcatgccaaacggcatcttcaggaattcatacgatccgtcaggcgtcacaaaagcggtcttcggtaaatcctcctcaggaatagaaaaatgccagtagcccttgctcagatcaattctggtaaaatacttgtcaccattcaactgctggaacaaatgctcagcagttggcataggctcaggatcaaacacggttaacttgttcagtttacgatagtccacgcacacacgatttgagttgtcttttttcttaacaactacaacaggcgaagcatagggcgaacttgattctcttaccactcccatcttcatcatgtctgcaatatccttcttcagcgattctcttaagctatacggtactgggtatggtcttgacctaactggttggtcgggtgtaagcttgatatgatgctgggccaaacttgttgtgcctggggcttctgtgaacaagctttgaaacccaCGTGCAAGATCCAtaaactctgctctttgctcatgagaaaggttatctgctatggccacatcattgactgactctttcgcgacataaccaccaatctccaaaaaaaacaatactatccacagggtcaacttcttctacttcactctcaacatgttcgttcttacaaatgttagcgttcgtttcaccagcaactgctccaacggaaacaggatcctctcgctcaaaatacctcttcagtagattagcatagtaaactctctctttccctttgactctcactctataatcattgagaccaagtacagcactaacctcaaatgggcctttccactgcattaggagcttgttgtggtcggtcggtagcagcactaacactttatctccaggtacaaacttcctaactttagtctttcggtcgtaataatgcttgcctttgttgtgggctttctgaagctcggtgtgcgccagtttgagggtatcttcaagcttctcgcgtagctcaaacacattctcatagctgttctttacttcgggctcctccagctctttcgttcaaagctctttgagaataaacatcggtcctctgacagctcttccatacagcaactcaaacggcgaaaaaccagtagccTCCTGAgaaacttcacgatatgcaaacagcaacgggttaatatagcgatgccactgtcttggctgttcactgcacaatctctttaacatgctcttcattgttccattaaacttttccgtcaggccattatacataggatgataaggagtcgtggtgacctgtttaatgctcaaaagccgcgtaacttccttcatacactcagagacgaactgcgtaccaaggtcactcaagatctcttcaagcactcccaaacgactaaagatatccaccaacgcttctgccacagtctcagtatcaatgttcttcagcgggacagcttcaggataacgagttgcaaagtcgaccaatgtcaatatatatctatgaccgtcctaactcgggggaacaataggtccagccaggtcgattgctactctcttaaatggcttgtcaattaatggcatcttctctaagggaaccttcggtacgaaacccttgttaactgtcttctgacatacatcgcaggacttgcaataacgagtcacgtccccttgaatgcctggccaatagaacgcgctttgaatcttatcagtcgttttctttattcccatgtgacctcccatgatcgatccgtgccctagttccattattcgacttctcagctgcacaggaaccataacctgcttcaggggtttacctccgttcacataagggtgcttgtagatgcggtacagaactccacctttcacttcaaaagaagtctcagcctggcctctcacaactacgtcatctttctcccaaaatttctgtaggctctcgtcatcacgctgcatttgcttgagcttttctctatcaactacaggacttccTTTGGTACCCGGTATCTTCAACGGAacatgttctccagctttcttagcttgccTTCTCGTGGTTATAGCACAAGCTttttgtacaggaacttgccagcttgggtctgggtcgtcagcagctcttgcgcctggtacattaccaataattaaatcataaacagcatcgggaagacactgcgcttccacttggcccttgagataaggtgtatcaacatcaatctttgcgatgggaactttccttgccgtattgtcaatgagcagcataacatgaaattcgccagtaaactgatcctcagacacaaggtccctctttactacaattccactacaaccagtatctctcaggacatcaacaggcctctctccaactctacctttcacgacaggcattttactt of the Montipora capricornis isolate CH-2021 chromosome 7, ASM3666992v2, whole genome shotgun sequence genome contains:
- the LOC138057952 gene encoding uncharacterized protein: MDRHMIIFAAFGLLLNCVFQSQQSNAAFLVLLMHYQQAFQRLVCAVRRRRVSLNRRHLRNRPWSWTLPRPAESWFEIHFDDRNIPEDYFCRQLRMKRGTFQALVGILTPWLTRENTRLRDCIPPEKVLALGIYRLAHGNSYVSIGPVFNVGKSTVIEAVQDVVSALFELKDEYIHFPQTVAETAASIGTFEDLPRLPNIVEAIDGTHIPVSAPRESAVDYFSRYRHHDFGIQAVADGKLLSLDFSAGYPGSMHDARILRNSSLYQKADQGDILTGPIANVNHHEIGPYLAGDSAYPISPWLQKPFPEATRDRSEIQFNRELSSARVKIGCAFGCLKSRWRILQKRLDSDIKFSVPIAVAYAVLHNFCITMGDDWDEDGNRDHHCRDDDNEDVVRDGEEIRDILKEFL